Proteins co-encoded in one Cupriavidus nantongensis genomic window:
- the dapB gene encoding 4-hydroxy-tetrahydrodipicolinate reductase: MNIAIAGAAGRMGRMLIEQVLNTDGVKLSGALDVPGSPALGQDAGLFLGRNTGVAITADLEAGLAGADCLIDFTRPEGTLAHLAAAKQKGIKMVIGTTGFDEAGKAALAEAARSIGIVFAANFSVGVNATFKLLEVAAKLLSSGYDIEVIEAHHRFKVDAPSGTALKMGEVIADALGRDLKTCGVFAREGHTGERDPGSIGFATIRGGDIVGDHTVMFAGIGERIEISHKSSSRQSYADGAVRSARFLADKPTGLFDMQDVLGLK; this comes from the coding sequence ATGAACATCGCCATTGCAGGCGCAGCGGGCCGCATGGGCCGCATGCTGATCGAACAAGTGCTGAACACCGACGGCGTGAAGCTGTCGGGCGCGCTCGACGTGCCGGGCTCGCCGGCGCTGGGCCAGGATGCGGGCCTGTTCCTGGGCCGCAATACCGGCGTGGCGATCACGGCGGACCTGGAAGCCGGCCTGGCCGGCGCAGACTGCCTGATCGACTTCACCCGCCCGGAAGGCACGCTGGCGCACCTGGCCGCGGCAAAGCAGAAGGGCATCAAGATGGTGATCGGCACCACCGGCTTCGACGAGGCCGGCAAGGCCGCGCTGGCCGAGGCCGCCAGATCGATCGGCATCGTTTTTGCCGCCAACTTCAGCGTCGGCGTCAATGCCACCTTCAAGCTGCTGGAAGTCGCGGCCAAGCTGCTGTCGAGCGGCTATGACATCGAGGTGATCGAGGCCCACCACCGCTTCAAGGTCGACGCCCCGTCGGGCACCGCGCTGAAAATGGGCGAAGTGATCGCCGATGCGCTGGGACGCGACCTGAAGACCTGCGGCGTGTTCGCGCGCGAAGGCCATACCGGCGAGCGCGATCCGGGGTCGATCGGCTTTGCCACCATCCGCGGCGGCGATATCGTCGGCGACCACACCGTGATGTTCGCCGGCATCGGCGAGCGCATCGAGATCAGCCACAAGTCGTCGAGCCGCCAGTCGTATGCCGACGGCGCGGTGCGCTCGGCCCGTTTCCTGGCCGACAAGCCGACCGGGCTGTTCGACATGCAGGACGTGCTGGGCCTGAAGTAA